In a single window of the Anabas testudineus chromosome 17, fAnaTes1.2, whole genome shotgun sequence genome:
- the LOC113172422 gene encoding myosin-7-like: MGDAAMKEFGVAASYLRKSDKERLEAQTRPFDMKKECFVPDPEVEYVKASITSRDGDKVTAETEFGKTVTVKESDIHPQNPPKFDKIEDMAMFTFLHEPAVLFNLKERYAAWMIYTYSGLFCVTVNPYKWLPVYNQEVVIAYRGKKRSEAPPHIFSISDNGYQYMLADRENQSILITGESGAGKTVNTKRVIQYFASIAAVPSAGKKDPAVEKKGTLEDQIIQANPALEAFGNAKTIRNDNSSRFGKFIRIHFDNRGKLASADIETYLLEKSRVTYQLKAERDYHIFYQILSQAKPELLEMLLITNNPYDYAFISQGETTVASINDSEELMATDDAFDVLGFTQEEKNSIYKLTGAIMHHGNMKFKQKQREEQAEADGTEVADKVAYLMGLNSADLIKGLCHPRVKVGNEWVTKGQNVAQVYYAVGALSKAVYEKMFLWMVMRINQSLDTKQPRQYFIGVLDIAGFEIFEFNTFEQLCINFTNEKLQQFFNHHMFVLEQEEYKKEGIEWEFIDFGMDLQACIDLIEKPMGIMSILEEECMFPKATDITFKAKLYDNHLGKSNNFQKPRIVKGKPEAHFALVHYAGVVDYNINNWLVKNKDPLNETVVGLYQKSTLKLLSTLFANYSGADSAQESGGKGKGGGTKKKGSSFQTVSALHRENLNKLMTNLRSTHPHFVRCIIPNETKTPGAMENPLVMHQLRCNGVLEGIRICRKGFPNRILYGDFKQRYRILNPSAIPEGQFIDNKKASEKLLGSLDIDHNQYKLGHTKVFFKAGLLGLLEEMRDDRLALIITRIQARSRGVLARIEFQKIVERRDALLVIQWNIRAFMGVKNWPWMKMYFKIKPLLKSAETEKEMANMKEEFTKLKEAYAKSEARRKELEEKMVSLLQEKNDLQLQVQAEQDNLCDAEERCEGLIKSKIQLEAKIKEVTERLEDEEEMNAELTAKKRKLEDECSELKKDIDDLELTLAKVEKEKHATENKVKNLTEELAALDEIIAKLTKEKKALQEAHQQTLDDLQSEEDKVNTLTKAKTKLEQQVDDLEGSLEQEKKIRMDLERAKRKLEGDLKLAQESLMDLENDKQQLEERLKKKDFEISQLNGKIEDEQAMSAQLQKKLKELQARIEELEEELEAERAARAKVEKQRSDLSRELEEISERLEEAGGATAAQIEMNKKREAEFQKLRRDLEEATLQHEATAATLRKKQADSVADLGEQIDNLQRVKQKLEKEKSELRLELDDVVSNMEQIVKAKNNLEKMCRSLEDQMNEYKAKAEEGQRALNDFSMQKAKLQTENGELTRQLEEKDSLVSQLTRGKQSYTQQIEDLKRQLEEEIKAKNALAHAVQSARHDCDLLREQYEEEQEAKAELQRSMSKANSEVAQWRTKYETDAIQRTEELEEAKKKLAQRLQEAEEAVEAVNAKCSSLEKTKHRLQNEIEDLMVDVERSNAAAAALDKKQRNFDKVLAEWKQKYEESQTELESSQKEARSLSTELFKLKNSYEESLEHLETMKRENKNLQEEISDLTEQIGEGGKSIHELEKIRKQLEQEKSEIQTALEEAEASLEHEEGKILRAQLEFNQVKADIERKLAEKDEEMEQAKRNQQRIVDTLQSSLEAETRSRNEALRLKKKMEGDLNEMEIQLSQANRQAAEAQKQLKAVHAHLKDTQLHLDDSLRANDDMKENIAIVERRNNLLQTEVEELRSALEQTERGRKLAEQELMDVTERVQLLHSQNTSLINQKKKLEADTSQLQTEVEEAVQECRNAEEKAKKAITDAAMMAEELKKEQDTSAHLERMKKNMEQTIKDLQHRLDEAEQIAMKGGKKQVQKLEARVKELENEVESEQRKASDAVKGVRKYERRIKELTYQTEEDRKNLARLQDLVDKLQLKVKSYKKAAEDAEEQANSNLTKFRKLQHELDEAEERADIAESQVNKLRAKSRDVGSKKGLVEE, from the exons ATGGGTGATGCTGCCATGAAAGAGTTTGGGGTTGCTGCTTCTTATCTGAGAAAGTCAGACAAGGAGCGCCTTGAGGCCCAAACTCGTCCATTTGACATGAAGAAGGAATGTTTTGTTCCTGACCCCGAGGTTGAATATGTTAAAGCTTCCATCACCAGTCGGGACGGTGACAAAGTCACTGCTGAAACTGAATTTGGAAAG ACTGTGACAGTGAAGGAGAGCGACATCCACCCCCAGAACCCACCAAAGTTTGATAAAATTGAAGACATGGCAATGTTCACCTTCCTGCATGAACCTGCTGTGCTGTTTAACCTTAAAGAGCGTTACGCAGCATGGATGATCTAT ACTTACTCTGGGCTGTTCTGTGTGACTGTCAACCCCTACAAGTGGCTGCCAGTCTACAACCAAGAAGTGGTTATTGCTTatagaggaaagaagaggagtgAAGCTCCTCCTCATATCTTCTCCATCTCTGACAATGGCTACCAGTACATGCTGGCAG acagagaaaaccaGTCAATTCTTATCAC TGGAGAATCTGGTGCTGGAAAGACTGTCAACACTAAACGTGTCATTCAGTACTTTGCCAGCATTGCAGCTGTCCCGAGTGCTGGGAAGAAAGATCCAGCTGTTGAAAAGAag GGTACTCTGGAAGATCAGATCATCCAGGCTAACCCTGCTCTGGAGGCCTTTGGTAATGCCAAGACCATCAGGAATGACAACTCCTCCAGAttt GGTAAATTCATCCGTATTCATTTTGACAACCGAGGAAAGTTGGCCTCTGCTGATATTGAGACTT ACCTTCTGGAAAAGTCTCGCGTAACGTATCAACTCAAAGCTGAAAGGGACTACCACATTTTCTACCAGATTTTGTCTCAGGCAAAGCCTGAACTTCTGG AAATGCTGCTCATCACCAACAACCCCTATGACTATGCTTTCATCTCCCAAGGAGAGACAACTGTAGCCTCCATCAATGACTCTGAAGAGCTGATGGCCACTGAT GATGCTTTTGATGTGTTGGGCTTCACTCAAGAAGAGAAGAACAGTATTTACAAGTTGACTGGTGCCATCATGCATCATGGTAACATGAAGTTCAAGCAGAAGCAACGAGAGGAGCAGGCAGAGGCTGATGGTACTGAAG TTGCTGACAAAGTTGCTTATCTGATGGGCCTGAACTCTGCTGACCTCATCAAAGGTCTTTGTCATCCAAGAGTCAAAGTGGGAAATGAGTGGGTCACCAAGGGACAAAATGTTGCCCAG GTGTATTATGCTGTTGGTGCACTGTCTAAGGCAGTGTATGAGAAAATGTTCCTATGGATGGTAATGAGAATTAACCAATCCCTGGACACCAAGCAGCCTCGCCAGTACTTCATTGGTGTACTGGACATTGCTGGATTTGAGATCTTTGAG TTCAACACCTTTGAGCAGCTGTGCATCAACTTCACCAATGAAAAACTGCAACAGTTCTTCAACCACCACATGTTTGTGCTGGAACAGGAAGAGTACAAGAAAGAGGGAATTGAGTGGGAGTTTATTGACTTTGGCATGGATTTGCAAGCCTGTATTGACCTCATTGAAAAG CCCATGGGTATCATGTCCATCCTTGAAGAGGAGTGCATGTTCCCCAAAGCCACTGATATTACCTTTAAAGCTAAGCTCTATGACAACCATCTAGGAAAATCCAACAACTTCCAGAAGCCCAGAATTGTCAAAGGAAAACCAGAGGCTCATTTTGCCCTGGTACACTATGCTGGAGTTGTTGATTATAATATTAACAACTGGCTGGTGAAGAACAAAGATCCTCTGAATGAGACTGTTGTAGGGCTCTACCAGAAGTCAACTCTCAAGCTGCTTAGTACTCTCTTTGCAAATTATTCTGGAGCTGATTCAG CCCAGGAGTCTGGTGGCAAGGGCAAAGGTGGTGGTACTAAGAAGAAAGGTTCATCCTTCCAAACTGTATCAGCCTTACATAGG GAGAACCTAAATAAGCTGATGACCAACTTGAGGTCTACTCACCCTCACTTTGTGCGTTGCATCATCCCTAATGAGACAAAGACTCCTGGGGCCATGGAGAACCCTCTGGTGATGCACCAACTGCGTTGTAATGGTGTGTTGGAAGGGATCAGGATCTGCAGAAAGGGTTTCCCCAACAGGATCCTCTATGGAGATTTCAAACAAAG ATACCGCATTTTGAACCCAAGTGCTATCCCTGAGGGACAATTCATTGATAACAAGAAAGCTTCAGAAAAGCTTTTGGGCTCCTTGGATATTGACCATAACCAGTACAAACTGGGGCACACCAAG GTGTTCTTTAAAGCTGGGCTGCTGGGTCTGCTggaggagatgagagatgaCCGTTTGGCACTAATTATCACCAGGATTCAAGCAAGGTCGCGAGGCGTTCTGGCAAGAATTGAATTCCAGAAGATTGTAGAACGCAG GGATGCCCTGCTTGTGATCCAGTGGAACATCCGTGCCTTCATGGGGGTCAAGAATTGGCCCTGGATGAAGATGTACTTCAAGATCAAACCTCTGCTGAAGTCGGCAGAGACTGAGAAGGAAATGGCCAACATGAAGGAAGAGTTCACCAAACTGAAAGAAGCCTATGCTAAATCAGAAGCCCGCAGGAAGGAACTTGAGGAAAAAATGGTCTCTCTTCTCCAAGAGAAGAACGACCTGCAGCTCCAAGTTCAGGCT GAACAGGATAATCTGTGTGATGCTGAAGAACGGTGCGAGGGGCTCATCAAGAGCAAGATTCAACTGGAGGCAAAAATCAAAGAGGTGACTGAAAGActggaggatgaggaagagatGAATGCTGAACTGACAGCCAAGAAGAGGAAGTTAGAGGACGAATGTTCTGAGTTGAAGAAAGATATTGACGACTTAGAGTTAACTCTGGCtaaagtggagaaagaaaagcatgCCACTGAGAACAAG GTAAAGAATCTGACTGAGGAGTTGGCAGCTCTGGATGAAATCATTGCCAAGCTgaccaaagaaaagaaagcctTACAGGAAGCTCATCAGCAAACACTGGATGACTTGCAGAGTGAAGAGGACAAAGTCAACACTCTGACCAAGGCTAAGACTAAGCTGGAGCAGCAAGTGGATGAT CTTGAAGGGTCTCTagagcaagagaagaaaataCGTATGGACCTTGAAAGAGCAAAGCGGAAGCTTGAAGGAGATCTGAAATTAGCTCAAGAGAGTTTAATGGACTTGGAAAATGACAAGCAGCAACTTGAAGAGAGGCTGAAAAA gaaAGATTTTGAAATCAGTCAACTCAATGGCAAAATAGAGGATGAACAGGCAATGAGTGCCCAGCTCCAGAAAAAACTGAAGGAGTTgcag GCCCGCattgaggagctggaggaagagCTTGAGGCAGAGCGAGCTGCCCGAGCCAAGGTGGAAAAGCAGAGATCAGATTTGTCCAGAGAACTGGAGGAGATAAGTGAGCGGCTGGAGGAGGCTGGTGGAGCAACTGCTGCCCAGATTGAGATGAACAAGAAGAGGGAGGCTGAGTTCCAGAAACTGCGCAGAGACCTTGAAGAGGCCACTCTGCAGCATGAAGCCACGGCTGCCACGCTCAGGAAGAAACAGGCTGACAGTGTTGCAGACCTGGGAGAGCAGATTGACAACCTGCAGAGAGTCAAGcagaagctggagaaggagaagagtgaGCTCAGACTGGAGCTGGATGATGTGGTTTCCAATATGGAGCAGATTGTAAAGGCTAAG aataaTTTGGAGAAAATGTGCAGGTCTCTGGAAGACCAGATGAATGAATACAAAGCAAAGGCAGAAGAGGGACAACGAGCACTCAATGATTTCTCCATGCAGAAAGCAAagcttcaaactgaaaatg GTGAACTTACAAGACAGCTGGAGGAAAAGGACTCCCTGGTGTCTCAGCTCACTAGAGGAAAACAGTCATACACTCAGCAAATTGAAGATCTGAAAAGGCAACTGGAGGAGGAAATCAAG gcCAAGAATGCCTTAGCCCATGCGGTGCAGTCTGCTCGTCATGACTGTGACCTGCTCAGGGAGCAGTATGAGGAGGAGCAAGAGGCCAAGGCTGAACTGCAGCGCAGCATGTCTAAGGCCAATTCTGaggtggctcagtggagaaccAAGTATGAAACTGATGCCATCCAGAGGACCGAGGAACTGGAGGAGGCCAA AAAAAAGCTGGCTCAGCGTCTGCAGGAGGCTGAGGAGGCTGTTGAAGCAGTGAATGCTAAATGTTCCTCTCTGGAGAAGACCAAACACAGACTACAGAATGAGATCGAAGATCTCATGGTGGATGTGGAGAGGtccaatgctgctgctgctgctctggacAAGAAGCAAAGGAACTTCGATAAG GTCTTAGCGGAATGGAAACAGAAGTATGAGGAGTCTCAAACTGAGCTGGAGAGCTCTCAAAAGGAAGCCAGATCTCTAAGTACTGAGCTATTCAAGCTGAAGAACTCATATGAAGAATCTCTTGAACATCTGGAAACCATGAAGAGAGAGAATAAGAACCTACAGG agGAGATATCTGACCTCACTGAACAAATTGGTGAGGGTGGAAAGAGTATTCATGAGCTTGAGAAAATTCGGAAACAGTTGGAACAAGAGAAGTCAGAGATACAAACTGCTTTGGAGGAAGCTGAG GCATCACTGGAACATGAGGAAGGGAAGATTCTCAGAGCTCAGCTTGAGTTTAATCAGGTTAAGGCTGACATTGAGCGTAAGCTGGCtgagaaagatgaagaaatgGAGCAAGCTAAGAGGAACCAACAGCGAATTGTGGATACTCTTCAGAGCTCTCTTGAGGCTGAGACTCGCAGCAGGAATGAGGCCCTTCGTTTGAAaaagaagatggagggagacCTCAATGAGATGGAGATACAGCTAAGCCAGGCCAACAGGCAGGCAGCTGAGGcccagaaacagctgaaagctGTTCATGCACATCTAAAG GATACTCAGCTACACCTTGATGACTCTCTGCGAGCCAATGATGATATGAAGGAAAACATTGCTATTGTTGAGAGACGCAACAACCTATTACAAACTGAAGTGGAGGAGCTCCGATCTGCTTTGGAGCAAACTGAGAGAGGTCGCAAACTTGCTGAACAAGAGTTGATGGATGTCACTGAAAGGGTGCAGCTACTGCACTCCCAG AACACTAGCCTGATAAACCaaaagaagaagctggaggctGATACGTCCCAGCTTCAAACTGAAGTGGAGGAAGCAGTGCAGGAGTGCAGAAATGCAGAGGAAAAGGCCAAAAAGGCCATTACTGATGCTGCCATGAtggcagaggagctgaagaaagaGCAGGACACCAGCGCTCACCTGGAGCGCATGAAGAAGAACATGGAACAAACCATCAAAGACCTACAGCACCGTCTGGATGAAGCTGAACAGATCGCCATGAAGGGAGGCAAGAAGCAGGTGCAGAAGCTTGAGGCCAGG GTCAAGGAACTTGAAAATGAGGTGGAAAGTGAGCAGAGAAAGGCCAGTGATGCTGTGAAAGGGGTGAGGAAGTATGAAAGGCGTATAAAAGAGCTTACATATCAG ACTGAAGAAGATCGTAAAAACCTAGCACGTCTTCAGGATTTGGTGGATAAGCTTCAGCTAAAGGTTAAATCCTATAAGAAAGCCGCGGAGGACGCT GAGGAACAAGCCAACAGTAATCTTACTAAATTCCGCAAGCTTCAACATGAGCTTGATGAAGCAGAAGAGAGAGCTGACATTGCTGAGTCTCAGGTCAACAAGCTACGTGCCAAGAGTCGTGATGTGGGTTCAAAG aaaGGACTTGTGGAAGAGTGA